CTCAACATTTCTTCGCAGATGTTTATGTAGGTAGTATCATCGGAACATTAAGTTCCATCGCCGCTTATAGCTTTTTCCAATTCCGTAATACCACTTCTGCCAATGAACTATGTGCAGAAGCCATTTTAAATGCCAACGCGCCAGCTTAGAAAAATTTTCTGATTTATAATGAGATATCTGTTGATTGCCATCGTGGCGGCCTTGTTGTTTATTCCTTTCCTCGGTGCAGTGCACCTTTTTGACTGGGACGAAATAAACTTCGCTGAAGCCGCAAGGGAAATGATTGTCACGCACAACTTTAGTCAGGTTCAAATCGATTTCAGACCTTTCTGGGAAAAACCACCTTTATTCATCTGGATGCAGGCCGGCAGTATGATGCTTTTTGGCGTCAACGACTTCGCAGCACGTTTCCCTAATGCAATCATTGGTATCATCACCCTGTTATCTGTATATGCTATCGGCAAAAAAACTGCTGATGAAAAGCTGGGGCTCTGGTGGGCACTGGTATATGCAGGTTCATGGTTACCTCATTTCTATTTCAAATCCGGGATTATAGACCCTACTTTTAACCTGTTTATCTTCCTGTCCATCTATTTCGCGCATCGCATTGCCTTTGCTGAGAAACCGTTGTACATGGCGGTGATCAGCGGCTTCCTACTGGGGCTCGCTGTACTGACCAAAGGACCTGTGGCGATACTGGTAGCCATCCTTTGCCTGCTGGTATACTGGATTGTTAACAAAGGCCGTATTGCCATCAGATTCTCGCATATCGGGCTCATCGCTTTATTCGCCTGCTTCACTACCCTGCTCTGGTTTGGTTATGAAATCATTGCCCATGGCTGGTGGTTTGTCAACGAATTCGTGAAATACCAGATCCGCCTGCTGACTACAGAAGACGCGGGGCATGGCGGGCCATTCTTCTACCACTGGATAGTGTTGCTGGCAGGCTGCTTTCCTGCAAGCATATTTCTTTTCACGTATTTCCAGGGGAAAAAGCAGTCTATTTACAGTGGCGGTGCTGCTAACCAGGAATTGAAGGATTTCAAAAAATGGATGTGGGTATTGTTCTGGGTGGTACTGATCCTGTTTTCTATTGTTAAAACGAAGATCGTACACTATTCTTCCCTCTGCTATTTTCCGCTTACCTTCCTGGCTGCCAACCAGGTTTACCAATTGGCAGAAGGCAAAATACGCCTTCGTGGGTGGGTTCTTGGCCTATTACTCTGCATTGGTGTAATACTGGGAATTGCCATCGGGCTGTTGCCATTGGTGGGTGTATATAAAAACGAGTTGATTCCTTATATCGGCGATAAGTTTGCAGTTGCTAACCTACAGGCAGATGTACCGTGGTCGGTTACTGAAGCGGGTTACGGCATTGGTTACGCCATATTGGTGATTATCAGCGGTGTACTACTGGCAAAGAAAAAGATAAGGCAGGGTCTGATCTGCCTGTTTGTAAGTA
This window of the Chitinophaga sp. Cy-1792 genome carries:
- a CDS encoding glycosyltransferase family 39 protein produces the protein MRYLLIAIVAALLFIPFLGAVHLFDWDEINFAEAAREMIVTHNFSQVQIDFRPFWEKPPLFIWMQAGSMMLFGVNDFAARFPNAIIGIITLLSVYAIGKKTADEKLGLWWALVYAGSWLPHFYFKSGIIDPTFNLFIFLSIYFAHRIAFAEKPLYMAVISGFLLGLAVLTKGPVAILVAILCLLVYWIVNKGRIAIRFSHIGLIALFACFTTLLWFGYEIIAHGWWFVNEFVKYQIRLLTTEDAGHGGPFFYHWIVLLAGCFPASIFLFTYFQGKKQSIYSGGAANQELKDFKKWMWVLFWVVLILFSIVKTKIVHYSSLCYFPLTFLAANQVYQLAEGKIRLRGWVLGLLLCIGVILGIAIGLLPLVGVYKNELIPYIGDKFAVANLQADVPWSVTEAGYGIGYAILVIISGVLLAKKKIRQGLICLFVSTIVAIQVTVVHFVPKVEAYSQRAAIEFFESLQGKDVYVKALSYHSYAQHYYSREMPHANQNYYNLDWLLNGQIDKPAYFICRITDADEYRHHPNLEVIGEKNGFVFFRRK